The Bacillaceae bacterium S4-13-56 genome segment TAATGGATTAACCACGCTTTTTATTACAAAAGGTTTTTATGGTTGTTGAGGTTCACTAGCTTGGGTTGGGAATAGTTGTAACATCATCTCCGCTAGTATCTGCATTAATGTCAGCTATTGTAGCTGCAGTAAATTTTAAATCTACCCCTCCATCTTGTCCTGTACCAGTTAGTGCTGGTACACCATTGGCATCATAAGTGATGCTAGTAACAGTTAATCGACCAGCGTCACCAAGCTCAATATATTCACTCATAAATGCATCTAAAGTTGGATCAGTCTCAGTACCAAGTGTTGTACCGGCAGTAATATCTCCAGATGCATAAGCTAAACGTGCACCTTCAAGAACACTTATTGCATCTGCTTTAATAGCATCTTCTCTTGACTTTTCAATAATATTCCCAATAGCAGGAATAGCGATTGCAGAAATAATACCTAGAATAACGATAACAGCTAGAAGTTCAATGAGTGTAAAACCTTTTTCATTCTTTAAAATCTTTTTAAACATTTTTTTTCCTCCCTTTTTAAAAAATTTATATAATAAGTTAACTTAGTTAACATTATTAAACATTTCAAACATCGGCATCATAATGGACATGACGATTATACCAACTAAACCAGCTAATAAGACTATCATTAAAGGTTCTATTAGTGTTTTCAATTGGTCTGTTGCTGTTTCTACTTCTGATTCATAGAAGTCAGCAATTCTACTTAACATTTGATCAAGAGAACCTGTTTTTTCACCTACTGAAATCATTTGTGTAATTAATGGGGGAAATGCCCAATGCTTGGACATTGGTTCAGACATTGATCTTCCTTGCTGAAGAACTTCACTTGATTCTCTAAGAACTCTAGTCATCACTTCATTTTCAATTACTTTTTCTGTTAATGTCATGGCATTTAAAATTGGAACAGAATTGTTTAATAATGAACTGAGAGTTCTTGACATACGAGCTAATAACGATTTTTGGAATATTTTACCAAAAATTGGAATTTTCAACATGAAATAATCAAG includes the following:
- a CDS encoding type II secretion system protein produces the protein MFKKILKNEKGFTLIELLAVIVILGIISAIAIPAIGNIIEKSREDAIKADAISVLEGARLAYASGDITAGTTLGTETDPTLDAFMSEYIELGDAGRLTVTSITYDANGVPALTGTGQDGGVDLKFTAATIADINADTSGDDVTTIPNPS